Proteins encoded within one genomic window of Bacillus thuringiensis:
- a CDS encoding sensor histidine kinase, whose translation MKLFLKDHMSFIILYIITFISLPIVIHRLDGFENHYTYFIFLAFSLLIVLLFCRYLRRKKMYTHIGNKNIHTESFMIHQPIATYEKAYATQLQYIQSLFLSKEEEYKSSLHNQQLMISHAVHQMKTPLSVIQLLIQSNQFKEPNSLAEWQKVKVECDKLNFSLNQLLTYSRSTKLLADLKIEPIQLKLIVQEVINDLRDYFIEEEIFPKSTIPEHILLYSDRKWLKVVVYQLLSNAVKYGEKHSAIMIHYENGQLFIKNKGETIPESEIKRVFELFYTGTKGRIKGEATGIGLYLVKSILTTLNHPYHLHSKDNETTFTIDFSRSIETATK comes from the coding sequence ATGAAGTTATTTTTAAAAGACCATATGAGCTTTATTATTTTGTATATCATTACATTTATTAGCTTACCAATTGTGATTCATAGATTAGATGGTTTTGAAAATCATTATACTTATTTTATATTTCTCGCCTTCTCTCTATTGATCGTACTACTTTTTTGTCGTTATTTACGTCGTAAAAAAATGTATACACATATTGGGAACAAGAACATCCATACGGAAAGTTTTATGATTCATCAGCCAATTGCTACATACGAGAAAGCATACGCAACTCAGTTGCAATATATTCAATCCTTATTTTTATCAAAAGAAGAGGAATATAAGAGTTCTTTACATAATCAGCAATTAATGATTTCTCATGCAGTTCATCAAATGAAGACGCCACTTTCTGTCATTCAACTACTCATACAGTCTAATCAGTTTAAGGAACCCAATTCCCTTGCAGAATGGCAAAAAGTAAAAGTTGAATGTGATAAACTGAACTTCTCTTTAAATCAGTTACTAACGTATAGTCGCTCTACTAAATTATTAGCAGATTTAAAAATAGAACCAATCCAGTTAAAACTTATTGTACAGGAAGTTATTAACGATTTAAGGGATTATTTTATTGAAGAAGAAATCTTTCCTAAAAGCACTATACCGGAGCATATATTGCTTTATTCAGATCGTAAATGGCTAAAGGTTGTGGTTTACCAGTTATTAAGTAACGCAGTTAAATATGGCGAAAAACACTCTGCTATTATGATCCATTATGAAAATGGACAGTTGTTCATTAAAAATAAAGGAGAAACGATACCTGAAAGTGAAATAAAACGTGTTTTTGAATTATTTTACACAGGAACCAAAGGACGTATAAAAGGGGAAGCAACTGGTATCGGTCTTTATTTAGTAAAAAGTATCCTTACTACATTAAATCATCCATACCACCTACATTCTAAAGATAATGAAACAACATTTACAATAGATTTCTCAAGAAGTATAGAAACGGCTACCAAATAA
- a CDS encoding VOC family protein has translation MKIEHVAIWVNDLEGMRDFYKLYFGGEENSLYHNPKKQFESYFITFEGGARLELMKQVGIDDALQTQTIGYAHIAFSVGSEEKVNELTSTLKEAGYAVLNGPRTTGDGYYESVVSDPEGNQIEITI, from the coding sequence ATGAAAATTGAACATGTAGCAATTTGGGTGAATGATTTAGAAGGAATGCGTGATTTCTATAAACTGTACTTCGGTGGTGAAGAAAATAGCTTATATCACAATCCGAAAAAGCAGTTTGAATCTTATTTTATAACTTTTGAAGGTGGTGCGCGTCTAGAACTGATGAAGCAGGTAGGGATAGATGATGCATTACAAACACAAACAATAGGATATGCACATATTGCTTTTTCTGTAGGTAGCGAAGAAAAAGTGAACGAATTAACTAGCACATTAAAAGAAGCAGGATACGCTGTGTTAAACGGTCCCCGTACTACAGGGGATGGTTACTACGAAAGTGTAGTAAGTGATCCTGAAGGAAATCAGATTGAGATAACGATCTAA
- a CDS encoding GNAT family N-acetyltransferase, giving the protein MTTIEQLEKHFKIGRKASSIMIKENNAEIFTEEQLKEIMQYYVAEAEKEGIENLHFEISSKSPNYDVYKKCFETYLFEYVTENMIVFKDIYEVEDVESDIDFKLIEEVGEDAFYSLWKETTGEQIAHDQFVNMMLQEIGEQWKEHCLTASINEEPIGIVIPHIEKGTLEEGKLMYFAVAPNMRNKGYETAFFTGAMFVLKEIGASYYIGETNVQNEWMKDVFEKNGCQLLSCTERYVRKF; this is encoded by the coding sequence ATGACGACGATAGAACAATTAGAAAAACATTTTAAAATAGGAAGAAAAGCTTCTTCTATCATGATAAAAGAAAATAATGCAGAGATTTTTACAGAAGAGCAATTAAAGGAAATCATGCAATATTACGTTGCTGAGGCTGAAAAAGAGGGGATAGAAAACTTACATTTTGAGATTTCTTCAAAAAGCCCTAATTATGATGTGTATAAAAAATGTTTCGAAACGTATTTATTTGAATATGTTACTGAAAACATGATTGTATTTAAGGATATATATGAAGTAGAAGATGTAGAAAGTGACATTGATTTTAAGTTGATTGAAGAAGTTGGTGAAGATGCTTTTTATTCTCTTTGGAAGGAAACGACTGGAGAACAAATCGCTCATGATCAATTTGTAAATATGATGCTACAAGAAATTGGGGAGCAATGGAAAGAACATTGTTTAACTGCGAGTATTAATGAAGAGCCGATAGGAATTGTAATCCCGCATATTGAAAAGGGGACGTTAGAAGAAGGAAAACTCATGTATTTCGCAGTCGCTCCAAATATGCGAAATAAAGGGTATGAAACAGCATTCTTTACAGGAGCAATGTTTGTCTTAAAAGAAATAGGTGCATCTTATTATATTGGCGAGACAAATGTACAAAATGAGTGGATGAAGGATGTTTTTGAAAAGAATGGATGTCAGCTGCTTAGTTGTACTGAGCGATATGTGAGGAAGTTTTAG
- a CDS encoding DUF2785 domain-containing protein, protein MDITALQQQLELIQQNDYTQLQHIDINELTLNMLQFIGTPDSYVRYQLIYKCFAHFIHHEFLMDDQLKLLLQTCLSDEYLYCDIYSPHTDGVFTRSYTVSLLALILQFANSHYFFTEEDIEEIKNKLITYTNLETDFRGYIENKGWAHCLAHVSDAFTEIVHNSYTTFEWYEELIHCLLNKIFIPSDLFHNNEDERIVTPLLAMLYHDFPQDELISIIYKKIKRLPQIRKRLSLNEYCILCANIKTFLRTLFFRTKDDHNLAFTSRKTEKMLKELPNYY, encoded by the coding sequence TTGGATATTACAGCGCTGCAACAACAGTTAGAGCTTATACAACAAAATGACTATACGCAACTGCAACATATAGATATTAATGAATTAACATTGAACATGCTTCAGTTTATCGGAACGCCTGATAGTTACGTTCGTTATCAACTTATATATAAATGTTTTGCACATTTCATTCATCATGAATTCCTTATGGATGATCAACTAAAATTACTGTTGCAAACTTGTTTAAGTGATGAGTATTTATATTGTGACATTTACTCCCCACATACAGATGGGGTTTTCACACGTTCTTACACTGTTTCGTTACTTGCGTTAATACTCCAATTCGCTAATTCGCACTACTTTTTTACAGAAGAAGATATCGAGGAAATAAAAAACAAACTCATTACATATACAAACTTAGAAACGGATTTTCGGGGCTATATTGAAAATAAAGGATGGGCTCATTGTCTTGCCCACGTATCTGATGCCTTTACCGAAATTGTTCACAATTCCTATACGACCTTTGAGTGGTACGAAGAATTAATTCATTGTTTATTAAATAAAATCTTCATTCCATCTGATCTTTTTCATAATAACGAAGATGAACGAATTGTTACTCCTTTACTAGCAATGTTGTATCATGACTTCCCGCAAGATGAGTTAATTTCTATTATTTATAAAAAAATAAAAAGGCTTCCCCAAATTAGAAAACGCCTTTCACTTAATGAATATTGTATTTTATGTGCCAACATTAAAACCTTTTTACGCACATTATTTTTCAGAACGAAAGATGATCATAACTTAGCTTTTACATCCCGCAAAACAGAAAAAATGTTAAAAGAACTTCCTAATTATTATTAA
- a CDS encoding ABC transporter ATP-binding protein: protein MSNTILNVKGLQKEYTGEITYKALKGIDFHLDKNEFVAVMGPSGSGKTTFLNCISTIDRPTNGSVTINSKNPYELNDEELAKFRRTELGFVFQDFNLVHTLTVEENILLPLTLDSVKATEMNKRLEKVAIFLGIQGILKKRTFEISGGQKQRVAIARAVIHEPGLLLADEPTGNLDSKAVNDVMTLFESINKTFNTAILMVTHDAYVASFAHRVIFIKDGILFNEVYQGNNKKEFYQEIMDTLTFLGGGQREF from the coding sequence ATGTCAAACACCATTTTAAATGTAAAAGGGCTTCAAAAGGAATATACAGGAGAAATTACCTACAAAGCGTTAAAGGGCATTGATTTTCATTTAGACAAAAATGAGTTCGTTGCAGTAATGGGTCCTTCTGGCAGTGGGAAAACAACGTTCCTTAATTGCATCTCAACAATTGATCGCCCAACTAATGGCTCCGTTACAATTAATTCAAAAAATCCTTATGAATTAAATGACGAGGAACTAGCGAAGTTTCGTCGCACAGAATTAGGATTTGTATTCCAAGACTTTAATCTCGTTCATACTTTAACAGTCGAGGAAAATATTTTATTACCTTTAACACTCGACTCTGTAAAGGCTACAGAAATGAATAAACGTCTAGAGAAAGTTGCAATCTTTTTAGGGATTCAAGGGATTTTAAAAAAGAGAACATTTGAAATTTCAGGAGGACAGAAACAACGTGTGGCAATTGCACGAGCTGTTATTCATGAACCGGGGTTATTATTAGCCGATGAACCAACTGGAAACCTAGATTCTAAAGCGGTAAATGATGTTATGACATTGTTTGAGTCAATTAACAAGACCTTTAACACTGCTATTTTAATGGTGACACATGATGCTTATGTTGCTAGTTTTGCACATCGTGTAATTTTTATAAAAGACGGCATTCTTTTTAATGAAGTGTATCAAGGTAATAATAAAAAGGAGTTTTATCAGGAAATCATGGATACACTTACATTTTTAGGTGGTGGTCAGCGTGAGTTTTAA
- a CDS encoding ROK family transcriptional regulator produces the protein MSEQFVTQKSIKETILRGIRTVLLERGSATKVELSNTLEISFPTISKFIEKMKQGGEVTLAGLDDSSGGRRAKRYEYNPEYMLGLAIFLEKNETNYTIFNCLGEVKEQGSTSSMLIDTGVNLLSKHIEGLIATFPKISSISIGVPGSVDNGRIFYIPGYEKFQNFNLKSHLEEQFSIPVVIENDMNAAVLGYYKNTGNYDNSSLVYLYSGQNGPGAGIMINGDVVRGSTFFSGEISFVPQYDNKNFLQASRSEDSNNPEEYNIDAITRLIATCTAIINPHGFIFCDDEVNQFVIDQIVKSCTQYIPAEHIPKITVSNWKEDYLYGLKSLGLDLMITRTNKEN, from the coding sequence TTGAGTGAGCAATTTGTTACTCAAAAATCGATTAAAGAGACAATCCTTCGCGGCATTCGTACAGTTCTTCTAGAGCGAGGTAGTGCAACGAAAGTTGAGCTTAGTAATACATTAGAAATTAGTTTTCCAACGATAAGTAAATTTATAGAAAAAATGAAACAAGGCGGTGAAGTCACTTTAGCTGGTTTAGATGATTCAAGTGGTGGAAGAAGAGCGAAACGATATGAATATAATCCAGAATATATGTTAGGTTTAGCGATATTTTTAGAAAAAAATGAAACAAACTATACAATTTTCAACTGTTTAGGGGAAGTAAAAGAACAAGGAAGTACTTCAAGTATGTTAATTGATACGGGCGTAAATCTATTATCTAAACATATTGAAGGTCTTATCGCTACATTCCCGAAAATAAGCTCTATATCAATTGGTGTGCCTGGTTCGGTTGATAATGGTCGTATTTTTTATATTCCTGGATATGAAAAGTTCCAAAATTTTAATTTGAAAAGTCATTTGGAGGAACAGTTTTCTATACCAGTAGTAATAGAAAACGATATGAATGCCGCAGTGCTTGGTTATTATAAAAACACTGGAAACTATGATAATTCCTCTCTTGTATATTTGTATTCAGGTCAAAATGGTCCGGGTGCAGGTATTATGATTAATGGAGATGTCGTAAGAGGAAGTACTTTTTTCTCAGGAGAGATATCTTTCGTTCCGCAGTATGATAATAAAAATTTCTTACAAGCTTCGAGAAGTGAAGATTCGAATAATCCAGAGGAATATAATATAGATGCTATTACTCGTTTAATAGCTACATGTACAGCTATTATTAACCCTCATGGATTCATCTTCTGTGATGATGAAGTAAACCAATTTGTAATAGATCAAATTGTAAAAAGTTGTACGCAGTACATTCCGGCAGAACATATTCCGAAAATAACAGTGAGCAACTGGAAAGAAGATTATTTATATGGGCTAAAAAGCCTTGGACTTGATCTTATGATTACGAGAACAAATAAAGAAAATTAA
- a CDS encoding FtsX-like permease family protein, whose translation MSFNHIVLQNILRDKWTYISYFLSSVFSILIFFLFSIIAFHPMVATIQIGSTLSLVMMLTSFIVYIFSFVFIIYSMFSFLKKKTKNLGIFMITGASMQQVRKMLFRENMFIAGIAILTAIVLGLVIAPLFLMITKRVLQASSFGMYIPVQAIALTTILFTILFCIVSKFITRFINKEEAVLLLKTDVTQEKLITPAPWKLLLSVITSGFLALSLILELNWIESPGMVYYLLLFVSSLLAIYFIITQGMLLSIRVLQKHPSYYKKTNMLYVSNLKAKGRSHAHLIYLLTILLLGVFLCTNVLYSSYYNIDKRVESLEPYSFQYISLPGNKPESEQEDVSFIEHTLAKQGKYEAYYSAFKTDKNQNIGFMSVSNYNAFSIHKTLFLKNDEYYVVAGYQNILPSVELIHDYPFGELKYAGIEKRNILMSGVQKVYYIVPDAVYETIDYPIFKVFSYEVEHWTEKNELAETIFSKITPIQYERQIHSKINLYDTEKFTVSLLFFIGFMMSLIFLSAAMSILYFYLQMALEGEKEKYAGIRKLGFSIKELASVVTKELATLIFIPFVLASILLCGIMFGLRNQFSSALYGVTAIGVGIFLLLFVISFFIIRRSYLKKLMN comes from the coding sequence GTGAGTTTTAATCATATAGTCCTTCAAAACATTTTGCGCGATAAATGGACCTATATTTCCTATTTTTTAAGCAGTGTATTTTCCATTTTAATATTTTTCTTATTTTCGATTATAGCTTTCCATCCAATGGTGGCGACCATTCAAATAGGAAGTACACTTAGCCTTGTAATGATGCTTACGAGCTTTATTGTGTATATTTTTTCATTCGTTTTCATCATTTATTCGATGTTTTCATTCTTGAAAAAGAAAACAAAAAATCTCGGCATTTTTATGATTACTGGGGCATCTATGCAGCAAGTGCGTAAGATGTTGTTCAGAGAAAATATGTTTATTGCTGGTATAGCAATCCTAACAGCGATTGTGCTTGGGCTTGTAATCGCCCCTTTGTTTTTAATGATCACCAAAAGGGTGTTACAAGCGAGTAGCTTTGGTATGTATATACCAGTACAAGCTATCGCATTAACGACTATTTTATTTACAATTTTATTCTGTATCGTTTCTAAATTTATAACACGTTTTATTAACAAGGAAGAAGCTGTTCTTCTGTTAAAAACAGATGTAACACAAGAAAAGTTAATAACACCTGCACCATGGAAGTTGTTACTATCTGTAATAACGAGTGGATTTTTAGCACTATCACTTATTTTAGAACTGAATTGGATTGAATCACCTGGAATGGTCTATTACCTTTTACTATTTGTCAGTTCCCTATTAGCCATTTATTTTATAATCACGCAGGGAATGTTGCTATCGATTCGTGTATTACAAAAGCATCCATCATACTACAAAAAAACAAATATGCTTTATGTTTCGAACCTTAAAGCCAAAGGGCGCTCACATGCCCATCTTATCTACTTATTAACTATCTTATTGTTAGGTGTATTTTTATGTACAAACGTACTGTACAGTTCTTATTACAATATAGATAAGAGAGTGGAATCATTAGAACCGTACAGTTTTCAGTATATCTCACTTCCAGGAAATAAGCCGGAAAGTGAGCAGGAAGACGTTTCATTCATTGAACATACATTAGCAAAACAAGGTAAATACGAGGCATATTATTCTGCATTTAAAACAGATAAAAATCAGAATATCGGTTTTATGTCGGTTTCAAATTATAATGCATTTAGCATTCATAAAACTCTTTTCTTAAAAAATGATGAGTACTATGTTGTAGCAGGATACCAAAATATTCTTCCAAGTGTGGAATTAATCCATGACTATCCGTTTGGAGAACTTAAATATGCAGGAATTGAGAAACGAAATATTTTAATGTCAGGTGTTCAAAAGGTATACTACATCGTCCCAGATGCAGTTTATGAAACCATTGATTATCCTATATTTAAAGTATTTTCTTATGAGGTTGAGCATTGGACTGAAAAAAACGAATTAGCTGAAACCATTTTCTCTAAAATTACCCCAATACAGTATGAGCGCCAAATTCATTCGAAAATTAATTTGTACGATACAGAGAAGTTCACGGTAAGCCTCTTATTCTTTATCGGTTTTATGATGAGTCTTATCTTTTTGAGCGCAGCAATGAGTATACTTTATTTTTACCTGCAAATGGCACTTGAAGGAGAAAAAGAAAAATATGCAGGAATACGAAAACTTGGCTTTTCTATAAAAGAATTAGCTTCTGTTGTGACCAAGGAGTTAGCGACATTAATTTTTATCCCGTTTGTACTTGCATCTATTCTTCTATGTGGAATTATGTTTGGATTGCGTAACCAGTTTTCATCCGCGCTTTATGGGGTCACAGCAATAGGGGTAGGTATATTTTTATTACTATTTGTTATAAGCTTTTTCATCATTCGACGAAGTTATTTGAAAAAACTAATGAATTAA
- a CDS encoding response regulator transcription factor: MYKLLIVEDEMNIAYTLKNHLEKYGYHCLIVEDFQKVLEIFQDFQPHLVIMDVTLPAFDGYYWSRKIRQTSNCPIVILSARMSEADQVYGIENGADDFITKPFLLGVVLAKINGQIRRIYGEYARNVQEKIIKIGNTALNLDTVRLCTPNQEELLTIKELQLCTMFFEAYPNVVTRQQLLTAIWDEEEFVEENTLTVNIARVRKKLEAIHSTLEITTIRGIGYQLTEKLT, encoded by the coding sequence ATGTATAAATTATTGATTGTTGAAGATGAAATGAATATTGCATATACACTAAAAAACCATCTTGAAAAATATGGATATCATTGCCTAATTGTAGAAGATTTTCAAAAGGTATTAGAAATTTTTCAAGATTTTCAACCCCACCTTGTCATAATGGATGTTACCCTTCCTGCCTTTGATGGTTATTATTGGTCCCGTAAAATAAGACAAACATCGAATTGTCCTATTGTGATTCTCTCTGCTCGTATGAGTGAGGCGGATCAAGTGTATGGCATTGAAAATGGGGCTGATGATTTCATTACTAAACCTTTTTTATTAGGAGTGGTACTTGCAAAAATTAATGGACAAATTCGTCGTATATATGGCGAATATGCAAGAAATGTACAGGAAAAAATTATAAAAATAGGAAATACAGCTTTAAACCTGGACACTGTACGATTATGCACACCTAATCAGGAGGAGCTATTAACGATAAAAGAACTCCAGCTATGTACAATGTTCTTTGAAGCGTATCCGAATGTTGTAACACGACAGCAACTACTTACCGCAATTTGGGATGAGGAAGAATTTGTTGAGGAAAATACCTTAACAGTAAATATTGCAAGAGTACGAAAGAAATTAGAAGCCATTCATTCTACTTTAGAAATTACAACTATTCGAGGAATTGGCTATCAATTAACGGAGAAACTCACATGA
- a CDS encoding TraX family protein — MRLNAFQLKIFAMVLMVIDHVYTYIPGMPMWMHHPGRIVAPIFFYFVVEGFFYTRNRKKYATRVFIWAAIMFAGSALIQYMFPRESGLHNNIFLSIGFGIVLLCVIDYIKCTKNYLLGIPAIIIVALLGMFTEASIFGVTMTLIFYFFREKKMWLIITYVLLSLSEVPTLLMIGEIFTDIGIFGYGNQWMMVFALPFFFLYNGERGVNNAFTKYMFYIFYPAHLWIIYTIGYFFE, encoded by the coding sequence ATGAGGTTAAATGCTTTTCAATTAAAGATTTTTGCAATGGTCCTTATGGTCATTGACCACGTGTATACTTACATTCCAGGTATGCCAATGTGGATGCATCATCCAGGACGTATTGTGGCACCAATTTTCTTCTATTTTGTAGTGGAAGGATTTTTCTATACACGAAATCGTAAAAAGTATGCTACACGTGTATTTATATGGGCAGCGATTATGTTTGCGGGTTCAGCACTAATTCAGTATATGTTCCCAAGAGAAAGTGGACTCCACAATAATATTTTCTTGTCGATTGGGTTTGGAATAGTGTTATTATGTGTGATTGATTATATAAAGTGCACAAAAAATTATCTACTAGGAATTCCAGCTATAATTATTGTAGCGTTATTAGGAATGTTTACAGAGGCAAGTATTTTTGGAGTGACAATGACTTTAATTTTCTATTTCTTTAGAGAGAAGAAAATGTGGTTAATTATCACATATGTATTGCTCTCATTATCAGAAGTTCCGACGTTACTTATGATTGGAGAAATCTTTACAGATATAGGTATATTTGGTTACGGTAATCAATGGATGATGGTATTTGCGTTGCCATTCTTCTTTTTATACAATGGAGAACGTGGTGTAAATAATGCATTCACAAAATATATGTTTTATATTTTCTATCCGGCCCACTTATGGATTATCTATACAATTGGATATTTTTTTGAGTAA
- a CDS encoding NUDIX hydrolase, which translates to MGYIEDMRNLVGNHPLILIGSHAIILNEENEILLQLRTDFNRWGIIGGALEYNETLEDALKREVYEETGLIIENPELFRTYSGPDFFQIYPNGDQVHGVLVVYICREFHGELVCDQTESKELRFFPLDELPSTLHPVIEGILRDFHHSN; encoded by the coding sequence ATGGGTTATATCGAAGACATGAGAAATTTAGTAGGAAATCATCCACTTATTTTAATAGGTTCACACGCCATTATATTAAATGAAGAAAATGAAATATTACTGCAGCTACGTACAGATTTTAACCGCTGGGGTATTATTGGCGGCGCCTTAGAATATAACGAAACGTTAGAAGACGCTTTAAAACGAGAAGTATATGAGGAAACTGGGCTTATCATTGAAAATCCAGAACTCTTCCGTACATACTCAGGACCTGATTTCTTTCAAATCTATCCAAACGGCGATCAAGTACATGGTGTACTCGTTGTTTATATTTGCCGTGAATTCCATGGTGAGCTTGTATGTGATCAAACAGAATCAAAAGAATTACGTTTCTTTCCGCTTGATGAATTACCTAGTACTCTTCATCCAGTTATTGAGGGAATTCTTCGCGATTTTCATCACTCCAATTAA
- a CDS encoding YbeF family protein gives MSKSILIFCIYPLLICIFSIAVTYKVGTFYVMPMITFLIFLMLNVTLHDPAFFFWVGMYTIFLCIVSYITILFVKGYKVVERKH, from the coding sequence CTGAGTAAGTCAATTTTGATTTTCTGTATATATCCATTGCTTATTTGTATTTTTTCAATAGCTGTGACATATAAAGTAGGTACATTTTACGTGATGCCAATGATAACTTTTCTTATTTTTCTTATGTTAAATGTTACATTGCATGATCCAGCATTTTTCTTTTGGGTTGGCATGTATACTATTTTTTTATGTATTGTTTCTTATATCACTATACTTTTTGTAAAGGGATATAAAGTTGTAGAAAGAAAACATTAA
- a CDS encoding maltose O-acetyltransferase: MKTEKEKMLAGEMYIADDEELVADRVKAKRLTRLYNEAMETGDERRFTLLNQLLGSSADGKAQINPDFRCDYGYNIHVGKSFFANFNCVILDVCEVRIGDNCMFAPGVHIYTATHPLHPVERNSGKEYGKPVKIGNNVWVGGGAIINPGVSIGDNAVIASGAVVTKDVPNNVVVGGNPAKVIKTIDL, translated from the coding sequence ATGAAAACGGAGAAAGAAAAGATGTTGGCGGGAGAAATGTATATTGCGGATGACGAAGAATTAGTAGCTGATAGGGTGAAGGCAAAACGTTTAACACGCCTTTATAACGAGGCGATGGAGACAGGAGATGAGAGGCGTTTTACATTATTAAATCAGCTTTTAGGTTCTTCAGCTGATGGAAAAGCCCAAATTAATCCTGATTTTCGCTGTGATTACGGCTACAATATACATGTTGGAAAGAGCTTTTTCGCTAATTTTAATTGTGTAATTTTAGACGTTTGTGAAGTTCGAATCGGGGATAATTGTATGTTTGCACCTGGTGTTCACATTTACACTGCTACTCATCCTTTACACCCGGTAGAGCGGAATTCTGGCAAAGAATATGGGAAGCCTGTAAAGATTGGTAACAATGTTTGGGTTGGCGGGGGAGCTATTATTAACCCTGGTGTTTCAATTGGAGATAACGCTGTAATTGCTTCAGGGGCAGTTGTGACAAAAGATGTACCTAATAATGTAGTAGTTGGTGGTAACCCAGCTAAAGTTATTAAAACGATAGACTTATAG